The following proteins are encoded in a genomic region of Corylus avellana chromosome ca4, CavTom2PMs-1.0:
- the LOC132177469 gene encoding caffeoyl-CoA O-methyltransferase 5-like: MAANGIFQDQAGAHQGFGHKSLLQSDDLYQYILETSVYPREPEPMKELREMTAKHPLNTMTTSADENQFLNMLLKLINAKKTMEIGVYTGYSLLATALALPQDGKILAMDVNRENYELGLPIIEKAGVAHKIDFREGPALPVLDQLVEDDKNHGTFDFIFVDADKNNYLNYHKRLIELVKVGGLIGYDNTLWNGSVVAPADAPLPEYLIYYRQFVLEVNKALAVDPRIEICMLSVGDGITLCRRIK, translated from the exons ATGGCTGCCAACGGAATATTCCAAGACCAAGCCGGGGCTCACCAGGGGTTTGGTCACAAGAGCCTTCTGCAGAGCGATGATCTTTACCAG TATATATTGGAGACTAGTGTGTACCCAAGAGAGCCTGAACCCATGAAGGAGCTGAGAGAGATGACAGCCAAGCATCCATT GAACACCATGACCACCTCTGCTGATGAAAACCAGTTCTTGAACATGCTCCTCAAGCTCATCAATGCCAAGAAGACAATGGAGATTGGTGTCTACACTGGCTACTCCCTCCTTGCCACCGCCCTTGCTCTTCCCCAAGATGGGAAA ATTTTGGCCATGGATGTCAACAGAGAAAACTATGAGCTTGGCTTGCCTATCATTGAGAAAGCTGGTGTTGCTCACAAGATCGACTTCAGAGAAGGCCCTGCTCTCCCAGTTCTTGACCAGTTGGTTGAAGAT GACAAGAACCACGGTACATTCGATTTTATATTTGTGGACGCCGACAAGAACAACTACCTTAACTACCACAAGAGGTTGATTGAGCTTGTGAAGGTTGGGGGTCTGATTGGCTACGACAACACCCTATGGAACGGCTCTGTGGTGGCACCTGCTGATGCGCCACTCCCCGAGTATCTCATATATTATAGACAGTTCGTGTTGGAGGTCAACAAGGCCCTCGCTGTGGACCCCAGGATTGAGATCTGCATGCTTTCTGTTGGTGATGGGATCACTCTCTGCCGTCGGATCAAATGA
- the LOC132179263 gene encoding cytochrome P450 71D9-like, with the protein MELQVLSFPILFSFLLFMFMVLNILGKSFKTHHSSSLPPGPWKMPIFGNMHNFLSGSPPYRALRDLAKKHGPLMLLRLGEVSTVVVSSAEYAKEVLKTHDAIFASRPRVLTSEILSYDCSSIGFSPLGDYWRQLRKICVLELLSPKRVESYRSLREEELSNFIEWIRIAAKAGSPVNLSSKVFSIVYGITSRAAFGNKCEDQEKFIQIVKDVIDFASGFNIADFFPSIKLLHVISGVRPKLEKMHKEADMIMERIISEHMAKATSAKAGEAAAEEDLIDVLLKFHDEHGDTEFSLTKNNIKAVILDVFSAGSETSAIAIIWAMAEMMKNPEVMMKAQAEVREVFDRKGRVDETAINEMKYLKALVKETLRARPPSPLLLPRESTERCEINGYEIPAKTKVLVNVWAIARDPKYWTEPESFKPERFLDSSIDFKGNNFEYLPFGAGRRVCPGYTFALVIVEYTIALLLYHFDWTLPNGMKHEDLDMTEIASATAGRKEDLVLIPTVHDNPLPVE; encoded by the exons ATGGAGCTCCAGGTCTTATCATTCCCAATCCTTTTCTCCTTCTTGCTGTTTATGTTCATGGTTCTGAATATCTTAGGGAAGAGCTTCAAAACCCACCACTCTTCAAGTCTTCCCCCAGGGCCATGGAAGATGCCCATCTTTGGAAACATGCACAACTTCTTATCAGGCTCTCCACCATATCGTGCGTTGAGAGACTTGGCCAAGAAACATGGGCCGTTGATGCTGCTTCGGCTCGGAGAAGTTTCGACGGTTGTGGTTTCATCGGCAGAGTACGCGAAAGAGGTGCTGAAAACCCATGATGCTATCTTTGCGTCGAGACCCCGTGTTCTGACATCAGAGATCTTGTCATATGATTGTTCAAGCATTGGCTTTTCACCCTTGGGAGATTACTGGAGGCAGCTACGAAAAATTTGTGTTCTAGagcttttaagtccaaaacgtGTTGAATCTTACCGTTCACTCAGAGAAGAAGAGCTATCAAATTTCATCGAGTGGATAAGGATTGCTGCAAAAGCAGGATCCCCTGTCAATCTTTCCAGCAAAGTGTTTTCAATAGTATATGGTATTACTTCAAGGGCAGCCTTTGGTAACAAATGCGAAGACCAAgaaaaattcatacaaattgTGAAGGATGTCATTGATTTCGCATCAGGTTTCAATATTGCAGATTTCTTTCCTTCTATTAAGCTTCTTCATGTGATCAGTGGGGTGAGGCCTAAACTTGAGAAAATGCACAAGGAAGCTGACATGATTATGGAAAGAATCATCAGTGAACATATGGCAAAGGCAACATCAGCAAAAGCAGGGGAGGCTGCAGCGGAagaagatttgattgatgttcTCCTCAAATTTCATGACGAGCATGGTGACACTGAGTTTTCTTTAACCAAGAACAACATCAAGGCTGTAATCCTG GACGTTTTCTCTGCTGGGAGTGAGACATCAGCCATAGCCATAATTTGGGCAATGGCAGAAATGATGAAAAATCCAGAAGTGATGATGAAGGCACAAGCTGAGGTGAGGGAAGTGTTTGATAGAAAAGGGAGGGTTGATGAAACAGCCATTAATGAGATGAAATATCTGAAGGCACTTGTTAAGGAGACCCTGCGGGCAAGGCCACCGTCTCCTCTGTTACTTCCAAGAGAATCTACAGAGAGGTGTGAAATTAATGGGTATGAAATTCCTGCAAAAACTAAAGTTCTTGTTAATGTGTGGGCAATTGCAAGAGATCCCAAATATTGGACTGAACCTGAGAGCTTTAAACCTGAGAGATTCCTTGATAGCTCTATTGACTTTAAGGGGAATAATTTTGAATATCTCCCATTTGGAGCTGGAAGGAGGGTATGCCCAGGCTATACATTTGCCCTAGTCATTGTTGAGTACACAATTGCTCTGCTTTTGTACCATTTTGATTGGACACTTCCCAATGGAATGAAGCATGAAGATCTGGACATGACTGAAATTGCTTCAGCTACAGCTGGAAGAAAGGAAGATCTGGTCTTGATTCCAACTGTTCATGATAATCCCTTGCCGGTTGAATAA
- the LOC132179352 gene encoding TMV resistance protein N-like, with amino-acid sequence MAFQGASSSYSSTHRWNYDVFLSFRGEDTRDNFTAHLHQALLQKGINTFIDADQLRSGEEISPALLEAIEKSRISIIVFSQTYASSKWCLDELLKILECKETNGQMVMPLFYKLDPSDVRHQKNSFEEALAKHEERFKNDIKVQKWKTALTEVANLSGWPLGNGNEAKFIDKIVQTVSRIVNHIDLHVAKYPVGIDSRVHKVNSLLSIDKNDRRMVGILGPGGIGKTTIAKAIYNSIAFQFEGSCFLASVRETSKQYSDMVELQNTLLSKILRDTVKVDSVDHGISMIKERLCSKRVLIVLDDVDNQLFQLDKLVGEVDWFGLGSRIIITTRDNKVLTNHGVVDDRIYKVKELDYNEALGLLCWNAFKGKKPTDDFLKLMKHAISYAEGLPLAIEVLGSNLHGKDIHQWKKALDNYKRIPHRSIQERISYLPAEMPKRSKPRTRKGLRLACCLFCCWCSCSFFS; translated from the exons ATGGCCTTCCAAGGAGCCTCTTCCTCTTATTCATCCACCCATCGATGGAATTATgatgtattcttgagttttagaggtgAAGATACTCGTGACAATTTTACTGCCCATCTACATCAAGCTTTGCTTCAAAAGGGAATCAACACTTTCATAGATGCTGATCAGCTTAGAAGCGGAGAGGAAATTTCTCCAGCACTTCTCGAAGCTATTGAAAAATCAAGAATTTCAATCATTGTATTCTCTCAAACCTACGCATCATCCAAATGGTGCTTGGACGAGCTTCTGAAGATCCTTGAATGTAAAGAAACAAATGGACAAATGGTTATGCCATTGTTTTACAAGTTGGACCCATCAGATGTCCGACATCAAAAGAACAGTTTTGAAGAAGCATTGGCTAAACATGAAGAAAGGTTCAAAAATGACATCAAAGTGCAGAAGTGGAAGACGGCCCTAACAGAAGTCGCCAATTTGTCTGGGTGGCCCTTAGGGAATGG GAATGAAGCTAAATTTATTGACAAAATCGTTCAGACTGTATCAAGAATCGTAAATCACATAGACTTACACGTTGCCAAGTATCCAGTTGGAATAGATTCTCGTGTACATAAGGTTAATTCACTCTTAAGTATTGATAAGAATGATAGACGCATGGTTGGGATCTTAGGACCgggtggaattggtaagacaactattGCTAAAGCTATCTACAACTCGATTGCTTTTCAGTTTgaaggtagttgttttcttgcaagCGTTAGAGAAACTTCTAAGCAATATTCCGATATGGTCGAACTACAAAATACTCTTCTTTCGAAAATCCTAAGAGATACTGTAAAGGTTGATAGTGTTGATCACGGAATTTCTATGATAAAGGAAAGGCTTTGCTCTAAAAGGGTACTCATTGTTCTTGATGACGTGGATAATCAATTGTTCCAATTAGATAAATTGGTTGGAGAAGttgattggtttggtttaggaAGTAGGATCATCATAACGACAAGAGACAACAAAGTATTGACTAATCACGGAGTAGTTGATGATCGAATATATAAAGTGAAGGAATTAGACTACAATGAAGCTCTTGGGCTCCTTTGTTGGAATgctttcaaaggaaaaaaaccTACCGATGATTTTCTAAAACTGATGAAACATGCAATAAGTTATGCTGAGGGCCTTCCACTAGCGATAGAAGTGCTAGGTTCAAATCTGCATGGTAAAGATATACATCAATGGAAAAAGGCATTAGATAActacaaaagaattcctcacaGAAGTATTCAAGAAAGAATAAGTTATCTGCCAGCAGAAATGCCAAAAAGGTCTAAGCCCCGCACAAGGAAAGGGCTTCGCTTAGCTTGCTGCTTATTTTGTTGCTGGTGCTCTTGCTCTTTTTTTAGTTAA
- the LOC132179343 gene encoding uncharacterized protein LOC132179343, with product MELHACFGFLKILRESSKMFFQNVKLMASITILILLLNSLLLISNIFSIKEVVGDFATKAMFLQITTPGTSDYYKLIIALKEDARFLARVEWIFFLAIYVTSLFSAATAISASGATYRGKDMSIKDLLLGVVKSWKRPSITFLYITLLQSGYLFFTWATLCIFMLMFVGEVFLPAISWIIIILATVFLSYLAIVWTLAFVVSVMEERCGIDALGKAGELVKGLEMSGFFLNLVFGVVASVVYQGFRLININQSAVIRLLIVLLVSNSLCLLKVFELMAFTVLYYECKKNKGEETEIHGSLEYTKIPATAPINADMP from the coding sequence ATGGAGTTGCATGCATGTTTTGgttttctgaaaattcttagaGAATCCAGCAAAATGTTTTTCCAAAATGTGAAGCTAATGGCCTCCATCACCATACTCATCCTTCTCCTCAACTCATTGCTCTTGATCTCCAACATCTTCTCCATCAAAGAAGTTGTCGGCGATTTTGCCACCAAGGCAATGTTTTTGCAGATTACTACTCCCGGTACCTCTGACTACTACAAACTTATCATTGCTTTGAAAGAAGACGCCAGATTCCTTGCTAGGGTGGAATGGATTTTCTTTCTTGCCATCTACGTCACCTCCTTATTCTCTGCTGCAACCGCAATCTCAGCATCAGGGGCAACATACAGAGGAAAAGACATGTCCATCAAAGATTTGCTTCTGGGAGTGGTGAAATCATGGAAAAGGCCTTCTATTACTTTTCTTTACATAACTCTGCTTCAGTCAGGTTACCTTTTCTTTACATGGGCAACTCTGTGTATCTTCATGCTGATGTTTGTAGGTGAAGTTTTCTTGCCTGCAATTTCCTGGATAATAATTATTCTAGCCACGGTTTTCCTCAGTTACTTAGCCATTGTTTGGACCTTAGCATTTGTGGTTTCTGTCATGGAAGAAAGATGTGGAATCGATGCACTAGGAAAGGCTGGAGAGCTAGTGAAGGGCTTGGAGATGAGTGGATTTTTTCTGAATCTTGTTTTTGGAGTAGTAGCTTCTGTTGTTTATCAGGGTTTTAGGTTGATCAATATTAATCAATCAGCAGTAATAAGACTGCTTATTGTGTTGCTTGTATCCAATTCTCTCTGCCTGCTCAAGGTGTTTGAATTGATGGCATTCACTGTCTTGTACTACGAGTGCAAGAAGAACAAGGGAGAAGAGACTGAAATTCATGGGAGCCTGGAATACACTAAAATACCTGCCACAGCACCAATTAATGCAGATATGCCATAA